A genomic window from Thalassoroseus pseudoceratinae includes:
- a CDS encoding dihydrofolate reductase family protein — MQITYHVAASEDLLIARPDGDVTWLEQADINLEETGITEFMAEIDGIAMGRKTYDFVFDFGAWPYGAAPAWVCTSKPLDRLPNANLHATSSVTELINAATSYGVKHMWLLGGGQLASAFLDRGLITTICVTQLPVKLGNGIPLFSDHMLLEIPHQSKTVESKNGFKTITVRF, encoded by the coding sequence ATGCAGATTACCTATCATGTCGCGGCGAGTGAGGATTTGTTGATTGCACGTCCCGATGGCGATGTCACTTGGCTCGAACAGGCAGACATCAATCTGGAGGAAACCGGCATAACGGAGTTCATGGCCGAAATTGACGGGATCGCAATGGGCCGCAAGACCTACGACTTCGTCTTTGATTTTGGTGCTTGGCCTTACGGAGCCGCTCCCGCGTGGGTTTGTACGAGCAAACCTCTGGACCGACTTCCCAACGCCAATCTGCATGCCACCAGTTCAGTGACAGAACTCATCAATGCTGCGACGAGTTATGGTGTGAAGCATATGTGGTTGCTCGGCGGTGGTCAGTTGGCGTCTGCGTTCCTGGATCGAGGACTAATCACCACAATTTGCGTAACACAACTTCCAGTCAAACTGGGAAACGGCATCCCGCTGTTCTCCGATCACATGCTCCTTGAAATTCCGCATCAATCAAAGACTGTCGAATCAAAAAACGGCTTCAAGACGATCACAGTCCGCTTTTAG
- a CDS encoding ThiF family adenylyltransferase, with product MHNRYHKQTLFTGLGEQGQAALVRSRVLICGCGALGSVLSESLVRAGVGSVRLVDRDFVELSNLQRQVLFDEDDIAQQLPKAVAAERKLRRINRDVDVQGIVADIDHTNILQFASDVDLILDGTDNFEVRFLINDASHATGLPWVYAGVIGSHGQTMPIFPGETGCLRCLIESVPAPGTTETCDTAGVLGPAVNVVASLEAVTAMKILAGGRDAVEPKLTIVDVWDGTLRQMNVANLREQSNCPACHEGKRDWLEGKQGAESTILCGRNSVQVSPPNTNKPDFERLAEKLKGLGPVTANKFLLRLTLSDPDYEITVFRDGRAIIQGTEDPAVARGLYARYLGS from the coding sequence ATGCATAATCGCTACCACAAGCAGACTTTGTTCACCGGGTTGGGAGAGCAGGGGCAGGCAGCGCTTGTTCGGAGTCGGGTCTTGATTTGTGGCTGCGGCGCTTTAGGGAGTGTTCTGTCTGAATCGCTTGTCCGTGCGGGTGTCGGTAGTGTTCGTCTCGTTGATCGGGATTTCGTCGAATTAAGTAATCTTCAACGACAGGTGCTGTTCGACGAGGATGATATCGCGCAGCAACTTCCCAAGGCGGTGGCGGCGGAGCGGAAATTGCGTCGGATCAATCGCGATGTGGACGTGCAGGGGATTGTCGCGGATATCGATCACACAAACATTTTGCAGTTTGCCAGCGATGTCGATTTGATTCTCGATGGCACGGACAATTTTGAAGTTCGATTTCTGATCAACGATGCTTCGCACGCCACCGGGTTGCCTTGGGTCTATGCGGGCGTTATTGGCAGTCACGGACAGACCATGCCGATTTTCCCTGGCGAGACCGGGTGCCTGCGGTGCTTAATCGAATCGGTCCCCGCACCAGGAACCACGGAAACTTGCGACACTGCGGGTGTGCTCGGGCCGGCGGTGAATGTTGTGGCATCGCTCGAAGCGGTGACGGCGATGAAAATTCTCGCTGGCGGACGGGATGCGGTCGAACCGAAGCTGACCATCGTTGACGTCTGGGATGGCACTTTGCGACAGATGAATGTCGCCAACCTTCGCGAACAGTCGAATTGCCCCGCTTGTCACGAAGGAAAACGAGATTGGCTCGAGGGAAAACAGGGAGCCGAGAGCACGATCCTTTGCGGACGGAACTCGGTTCAAGTCTCCCCGCCGAACACCAACAAACCGGACTTTGAACGGTTGGCTGAAAAACTGAAAGGGCTTGGCCCAGTGACTGCCAACAAATTTCTGTTGCGTCTCACGCTGAGCGACCCCGACTACGAAATTACCGTTTTTCGGGACGGTCGCGCGATCATTCAGGGCACGGAAGATCCCGCGGTCGCACGCGGACTCTACGCTCGGTACCTTGGTTCTTGA
- a CDS encoding S1C family serine protease: protein MFRTLLVFAVAFATRFPLAPHDSDALRAEEVVTAYRKLLPESINDLRDLEKAVRKVTKRVIKSTVGVQVGPSQGSGVIVSEDGYVLTAAHVVGGSSRSVVITLSDGREVKGTSLGLNAKSDTALVKINESGTWPAVKMAESNDVRVGDWCLSLGHPGGYQEDRPPVLRVGRVLLKYRQVLQTDCTLIGGDSGGPLFDLNGEVIGIHSRIGERTSWNFHVPVELYRENWDRLVVGRPFDLAEESLEVAYLGVGGDDHQQGVLLTVIGADTPAEAAGLKEGDIIVSVDGNAVTGFNNLARRIRRYQPNDKVVLEIIRDDEKRNLTVKLVGRRVTAE from the coding sequence ATGTTCCGAACTCTACTGGTTTTCGCAGTTGCATTTGCAACCCGATTTCCACTCGCCCCACACGACTCCGACGCGCTCCGTGCCGAAGAAGTCGTGACGGCTTACCGGAAGTTACTGCCGGAATCCATCAACGACCTGCGTGACTTGGAAAAAGCCGTTCGGAAAGTCACCAAACGTGTCATCAAAAGCACGGTGGGCGTTCAAGTCGGTCCATCTCAAGGCAGCGGAGTGATCGTCAGTGAAGACGGCTATGTCCTGACGGCGGCTCATGTGGTTGGCGGAAGCAGTCGATCGGTGGTCATCACCCTTTCGGACGGTCGAGAGGTCAAAGGGACGTCGCTGGGTTTGAACGCCAAGAGCGACACCGCACTTGTGAAAATCAATGAATCTGGCACATGGCCGGCCGTTAAAATGGCCGAATCGAACGATGTGCGAGTTGGCGATTGGTGCTTGTCTCTAGGACATCCCGGTGGATACCAAGAGGACCGGCCTCCAGTGTTACGGGTGGGACGCGTCCTGCTGAAGTATCGCCAGGTGCTGCAAACCGATTGCACGCTCATCGGTGGTGACTCCGGCGGCCCGCTGTTCGATCTCAACGGCGAAGTGATTGGAATTCATAGCCGAATCGGGGAACGAACAAGCTGGAACTTTCACGTCCCCGTCGAATTGTATCGAGAAAATTGGGACCGGCTCGTCGTCGGGCGACCGTTTGATTTGGCTGAGGAATCCCTCGAAGTGGCTTACCTCGGAGTCGGCGGCGACGATCACCAGCAAGGCGTGCTGCTCACCGTCATCGGTGCCGACACCCCAGCCGAAGCCGCCGGGCTGAAAGAAGGCGACATCATCGTAAGTGTCGACGGAAACGCCGTCACTGGTTTCAACAATTTGGCTCGGCGAATACGGCGTTATCAACCCAACGACAAGGTTGTGCTCGAAATCATTCGAGACGACGAAAAGCGTAATCTGACGGTGAAATTGGTGGGTCGTCGAGTGACTGCCGAATGA
- a CDS encoding sialidase family protein, whose product MKLKPIAVIAVAFGAFATLGVAEEDYTSPTRPANTVSNSKPSVWLAANDLSIATGKPSLVPMSKGSVHIPIWSMSGGTVGQSVAGLVGELPDDCAAVKVEIVVTTTDASTSSRFEDVYRVHLSQMVENASFTSQYYRGRPVRTKLPDAPFQTRTILLDPYYEVVPNAPLAIRIQREPGDPADTFIRPTGLALVKVTPVAKVKKSHVVQDVNGYNSWPMMQAIGKKLVCTYSRGAKHTISEDARATYARTSTDGGKTWTPETVVADTPNYGEVPVGKGLDSDGAMLLWVRRVGPDWQHDLYRTTDGVTFTLVATPKFEVQPIQITDVFAVPEVGLMCLWFGGSYSGKRPNAWGTLTSRDNGTTWTQNTVESDLARSQWPTEPSAAYLGDGRIIAVARTELGDISTVRSQFQLESTDYGVTWTRSQTNITDVAASTPSLVYDTETGLLSNYYYHRGEGVLRRRVVDPQKILGHPLDWPDAEAVAVGSRVKFDAGNVNATKIGDTHYLSFYSGKEPNTAVLVSEIPAPTPAASDR is encoded by the coding sequence GTGAAATTGAAACCGATTGCAGTTATCGCTGTTGCCTTTGGGGCGTTTGCGACATTGGGGGTTGCGGAGGAGGATTACACAAGTCCGACGCGTCCTGCGAATACCGTGTCGAACAGCAAACCGTCCGTATGGCTGGCTGCGAATGACTTGTCGATTGCAACAGGCAAGCCATCGCTTGTGCCAATGTCGAAGGGGTCGGTCCATATTCCGATTTGGTCGATGTCCGGGGGAACCGTTGGGCAGTCTGTCGCCGGTCTTGTCGGAGAACTTCCTGATGACTGTGCCGCCGTGAAGGTTGAAATCGTTGTCACCACAACCGATGCCTCGACCAGCAGTCGATTCGAGGACGTTTACCGCGTTCACCTGTCGCAGATGGTCGAGAATGCGTCGTTCACGTCTCAGTACTATCGAGGCCGGCCGGTGCGGACGAAACTTCCAGATGCTCCGTTTCAGACTCGGACGATCCTATTAGACCCCTATTACGAGGTTGTTCCGAATGCACCTCTTGCGATCCGTATTCAGCGGGAGCCTGGCGATCCAGCGGATACTTTTATTCGTCCGACCGGCTTAGCATTGGTTAAAGTCACTCCGGTCGCCAAGGTTAAAAAGTCTCATGTGGTGCAAGATGTGAATGGCTATAATTCTTGGCCAATGATGCAGGCTATTGGTAAGAAACTCGTCTGTACTTACAGTCGCGGTGCGAAGCACACCATTAGTGAAGACGCCCGCGCAACTTATGCCCGAACTTCCACTGATGGTGGGAAAACTTGGACGCCAGAAACGGTCGTCGCCGATACGCCGAATTACGGTGAAGTTCCAGTCGGAAAAGGGCTCGACTCCGATGGGGCGATGTTGCTTTGGGTGCGACGAGTGGGGCCGGATTGGCAGCACGACTTGTATCGGACCACTGACGGTGTGACATTCACTCTCGTAGCGACGCCGAAATTTGAAGTCCAGCCCATTCAAATTACCGATGTCTTTGCTGTTCCCGAGGTCGGTCTGATGTGTCTCTGGTTCGGTGGAAGCTATAGCGGTAAACGGCCGAACGCGTGGGGAACGTTGACAAGTCGCGACAACGGAACGACTTGGACGCAGAATACGGTCGAGTCGGATTTGGCCAGATCGCAATGGCCAACCGAGCCGTCTGCAGCCTATCTCGGCGATGGCCGAATCATTGCAGTTGCTCGGACTGAGTTAGGCGATATTTCGACGGTGCGATCTCAATTTCAATTGGAATCCACAGACTATGGAGTCACATGGACACGTTCGCAAACCAACATCACAGATGTCGCCGCCTCGACACCGAGTCTCGTCTACGATACAGAAACCGGACTCTTGAGCAACTATTACTATCATCGCGGCGAAGGTGTTCTTCGTCGTCGTGTTGTCGATCCCCAAAAGATTCTCGGTCATCCGCTCGATTGGCCAGATGCCGAAGCGGTGGCGGTTGGTAGTCGAGTGAAGTTCGATGCTGGCAACGTCAACGCAACCAAAATTGGTGACACTCACTACCTCTCGTTTTACTCTGGCAAAGAACCTAACACGGCCGTCCTCGTTTCAGAGATCCCCGCGCCAACACCTGCCGCGTCTGATCGGTGA
- a CDS encoding carbon storage regulator yields the protein MLVLTRKVGEQIQIGEEIQLTITQIKGDRIRLGIAAPREVSVVRRELHSPDEATDFATVGPE from the coding sequence ATGTTGGTACTCACACGGAAAGTGGGCGAGCAAATCCAGATTGGTGAGGAAATTCAACTCACCATTACGCAGATCAAGGGCGATCGAATCCGCTTGGGGATTGCGGCTCCACGGGAAGTCTCTGTGGTTCGACGCGAGTTGCATTCTCCAGACGAGGCAACCGACTTTGCGACGGTTGGCCCGGAGTAA
- a CDS encoding arylsulfatase, whose product MTLLLTELNHAQELLPFPPTPSASVAGPTMQESVYKKRVEPRRLPADAPNILIILIDDVGPGTPDTYGGEIHTPNLSRVANAGISYNRFHSTAMCSPTRASLLTGRNHTRVGNGQIAELANDWDGFSGTIPKSSGTLAEVLKDYGYNTAAWGKWHNTPAAQTTSKGPFDYWPTGYGFEYFYGFLAGEASQYEPHLVRNTTSVETPEKLDDGSEYHLTGDIADDAILWLREQQAFSPDKPFFMYWATGASHGPHQVPQEWADKYKGKFDDGWDKYRDRVFARAKKLGWIPENTQLTSRPDSLAAWDSIPEDQKPFQRRLMEVFAGFSEHADHHAGRIIDELERLEKLDNTLVFYIWGDNGSSAEGQHGTISELLAQNGIATKVEDHIRALNQLGGLDVLGTAKTDNMYHAGWAWAGSTPYKSTKLVAAHFGGTRQPMAVSWPKKLRADKTPRPQFHHVVDIAPTIYEILDITPPREINGVPQDPIDGISLRYTFSDPEAEGQRKTQFFDIMGSRAIYHDGWIASTFGPRTPWTPGSPDLSVWDPRDDTWELYNLEEDWSQANDLAAKMPEKVRDMKELFLIESTKNKNLPIGGGLWVPVLHPEDKPAPPYTKWTFSGAITRMPEFAAPALGARPNTVTIEAIVPEKANGVLYALGGFSGGLTCYLDDGYLCYEYNLFEIERTKFRSKERVPAGEVQFEVVSKFRLVKPNLVGEITLKVNGEKVAGGQVPRSAPLTFTANDCLDLGSDLGSPVSEFYYDQKPFKFTGTLKTTKVSYDD is encoded by the coding sequence ATGACGCTGCTATTGACCGAACTGAATCATGCGCAAGAATTGCTGCCGTTCCCGCCAACACCTTCGGCATCTGTTGCTGGTCCTACGATGCAGGAATCGGTGTACAAGAAACGTGTGGAACCACGCCGACTTCCAGCGGATGCACCAAATATCTTGATCATTTTAATCGATGATGTTGGACCAGGAACCCCCGATACCTACGGAGGTGAAATCCATACCCCGAATCTCTCGCGAGTTGCAAACGCGGGGATTTCCTACAATCGTTTTCATTCGACGGCAATGTGTTCTCCGACGCGGGCATCATTACTGACTGGCCGCAATCATACGCGAGTCGGCAACGGGCAGATCGCTGAACTAGCCAACGATTGGGATGGATTCAGCGGCACGATTCCTAAGTCGAGCGGCACATTGGCCGAGGTGCTTAAAGATTATGGATATAACACCGCGGCTTGGGGGAAGTGGCATAATACGCCAGCGGCACAAACAACATCGAAAGGCCCGTTTGATTATTGGCCAACAGGCTACGGCTTTGAGTACTTTTATGGATTCTTAGCGGGTGAGGCCTCGCAGTATGAACCGCATCTAGTTCGAAACACCACTAGCGTTGAGACTCCTGAAAAGCTTGACGACGGCAGCGAGTATCATTTGACGGGAGATATCGCCGACGATGCAATTCTGTGGCTCCGTGAACAACAGGCTTTTTCTCCGGATAAACCTTTCTTTATGTATTGGGCTACCGGAGCATCCCATGGTCCTCACCAGGTTCCGCAAGAGTGGGCTGATAAGTACAAAGGCAAGTTCGACGATGGCTGGGACAAGTATCGCGACCGGGTGTTTGCACGGGCCAAGAAACTTGGCTGGATTCCAGAGAACACCCAACTAACTTCACGTCCCGATTCGCTAGCCGCTTGGGACTCAATCCCCGAAGATCAAAAGCCGTTCCAACGCCGTCTGATGGAAGTGTTCGCTGGGTTTTCAGAACATGCCGACCATCATGCGGGGCGAATCATTGACGAGCTCGAACGGCTAGAGAAGCTTGACAATACGCTGGTCTTCTATATTTGGGGGGACAACGGCTCCAGTGCCGAAGGCCAACACGGTACGATCAGTGAATTGCTAGCTCAAAACGGCATTGCAACGAAAGTCGAAGACCATATTCGGGCTCTCAATCAGTTGGGTGGTCTCGACGTGCTAGGCACGGCAAAAACTGACAACATGTATCACGCTGGATGGGCATGGGCGGGGAGTACTCCTTACAAGAGTACAAAACTAGTCGCTGCGCACTTCGGCGGAACGCGTCAGCCGATGGCAGTGAGCTGGCCCAAAAAACTACGAGCTGACAAAACGCCACGACCTCAGTTTCATCACGTCGTCGATATCGCACCGACGATTTACGAAATCCTAGATATCACCCCGCCTCGTGAGATCAACGGTGTACCTCAGGATCCGATTGACGGAATCAGCTTGCGATACACTTTCAGCGACCCCGAAGCGGAAGGTCAGCGGAAAACGCAGTTTTTCGACATTATGGGGAGCCGAGCAATTTACCACGATGGTTGGATCGCTAGCACGTTTGGCCCCCGTACGCCTTGGACGCCCGGCTCGCCGGACCTGTCGGTGTGGGACCCACGTGACGACACTTGGGAACTCTACAACTTAGAAGAGGACTGGAGTCAAGCCAACGACTTGGCAGCGAAGATGCCTGAGAAGGTTCGGGATATGAAAGAATTGTTCTTGATCGAATCGACAAAGAACAAAAACTTGCCAATTGGTGGAGGTCTCTGGGTGCCGGTGCTGCATCCCGAAGACAAACCCGCTCCTCCATATACCAAATGGACTTTTAGTGGTGCCATCACCCGAATGCCGGAATTCGCCGCTCCAGCGCTCGGGGCCCGACCGAATACTGTGACTATCGAAGCCATCGTGCCTGAGAAAGCGAACGGTGTGCTCTACGCTTTGGGTGGTTTCTCTGGTGGGCTGACATGCTACCTAGATGACGGCTACCTCTGCTATGAGTACAACTTATTCGAGATCGAACGCACGAAGTTCCGATCAAAGGAACGAGTGCCCGCCGGGGAAGTTCAGTTTGAAGTCGTCAGCAAGTTCAGGCTCGTCAAGCCAAACCTTGTCGGCGAGATTACATTGAAAGTGAACGGTGAAAAAGTCGCTGGCGGTCAGGTGCCTCGCTCAGCTCCGCTAACGTTCACAGCGAATGACTGCCTCGACTTAGGTAGCGACCTCGGCTCCCCCGTCTCTGAATTCTATTATGACCAAAAACCCTTCAAGTTCACAGGCACACTGAAGACAACGAAGGTTTCCTACGATGACTAA
- a CDS encoding linear amide C-N hydrolase translates to MESLFVMCTRILWNTNTVATSVGRTMDWAESTEPRIYILPKGLARDGGRVGPVNVIAENPAKWTSKYGSVVVSAYGLASVDGINEVGLGMHLLFLTATDFGPRDPEKAGVHAGLWGQYLLDNASTVEEALKLHEQIQPVMVEHGGFKTSLHLAIEDATGDSAIIEYAAGELKIYHGPEHRVMTNDPPYDEQLRQLEKWNFKDATRETPLPGNVNPIDRFVRANYFLQTLREPQDERAAIATVFSIARNASVPFNAPYKRVGTIYDTEYRTVTNLNGRRYFFELTTSPNVIWVDLAKVDLSAGSDVQVLDPDNIELSGSVSQRFEKAAQPF, encoded by the coding sequence ATGGAGTCATTGTTTGTTATGTGTACGCGGATCTTGTGGAATACCAACACGGTGGCGACATCTGTCGGCCGAACAATGGATTGGGCGGAATCGACAGAACCAAGGATTTATATCCTTCCTAAAGGTCTCGCGAGAGATGGTGGGCGTGTCGGACCTGTGAACGTCATTGCGGAGAATCCAGCCAAGTGGACTTCGAAGTATGGGTCGGTCGTGGTTTCGGCTTACGGGCTTGCTTCCGTTGATGGAATCAACGAAGTCGGCTTGGGAATGCATCTCTTGTTTCTCACCGCGACTGATTTTGGGCCACGCGATCCAGAGAAAGCGGGAGTTCACGCAGGGCTTTGGGGACAGTATTTGCTCGACAACGCATCCACCGTGGAAGAGGCATTGAAGCTGCATGAACAGATTCAACCGGTCATGGTCGAGCATGGCGGGTTCAAGACGTCCTTGCATCTTGCGATTGAAGACGCAACGGGGGACTCGGCCATCATCGAATACGCTGCCGGTGAACTGAAGATCTACCATGGGCCGGAACATCGAGTGATGACCAATGACCCGCCGTACGATGAGCAGTTACGCCAACTGGAAAAGTGGAATTTCAAGGACGCAACACGCGAGACGCCGTTACCAGGAAACGTGAATCCAATTGATCGGTTTGTGCGGGCGAACTATTTCCTGCAAACGCTTCGAGAGCCCCAGGACGAACGGGCCGCGATCGCGACTGTGTTTTCCATCGCTCGGAATGCTTCAGTTCCTTTCAACGCGCCTTACAAGAGAGTCGGAACGATCTATGATACCGAGTATCGTACGGTCACCAATCTGAATGGCCGGCGGTACTTCTTTGAGTTGACCACGAGTCCGAACGTCATTTGGGTCGATCTCGCGAAGGTAGATCTGTCAGCAGGCTCAGATGTGCAAGTTCTTGATCCCGATAACATCGAACTATCAGGAAGTGTCAGCCAGAGATTTGAAAAAGCCGCACAACCGTTCTAG
- a CDS encoding NAD(P)H-dependent glycerol-3-phosphate dehydrogenase, producing MTTKIALLGGGAMATACCTLLTENPNQRVSLWARNADRAADMRTHRENRRLLPGVPIPDSVEITSDIDAAVADADFLVIAIPTKFLRQALEGLKPHLTGNRSVVSVIKGLENQTFMRPSEVIEDVLGSRPVVTLGGPSHAEEIARRLPATVVAASGDVTLAKRVQEIFSTDRFRVYTNSDIVGVELAGALKNVIAIAAGICDGLGYGDNAKSALLTRGLVEMTRFGVALGAEASTFSGLAGIGDLITTCISPYSRNRKVGERLGKGETLDQILESMDAVAEGVTTTRSVFELAEQRGIDMPITTEVYRVLFDNKSPEEGTDTLMLRPPRGE from the coding sequence ATGACGACAAAAATTGCCCTTCTTGGCGGCGGAGCAATGGCGACGGCTTGTTGCACATTGCTGACCGAAAACCCCAATCAACGCGTTTCCTTGTGGGCGAGGAATGCCGACCGAGCCGCCGACATGCGGACGCATCGTGAGAATCGTCGCCTGCTACCGGGAGTGCCGATTCCGGACTCCGTCGAAATCACCAGTGATATCGACGCCGCCGTTGCCGATGCGGACTTTCTCGTCATCGCGATCCCCACGAAGTTCCTTCGGCAAGCACTCGAAGGTCTCAAACCGCACCTCACCGGCAACCGATCGGTGGTCAGTGTGATCAAAGGGCTCGAGAACCAAACCTTCATGCGACCGAGTGAAGTCATCGAGGATGTGCTCGGCAGCCGTCCGGTCGTGACGCTCGGTGGCCCAAGTCATGCCGAGGAAATTGCCCGTCGTCTACCCGCGACCGTCGTGGCTGCGAGTGGCGATGTGACACTCGCCAAACGCGTGCAGGAAATCTTCAGCACCGATCGTTTCCGCGTTTACACGAACTCCGACATCGTCGGCGTGGAACTCGCCGGGGCATTGAAGAATGTCATCGCGATCGCCGCCGGGATTTGCGACGGTCTCGGCTACGGAGACAACGCCAAGAGTGCACTCCTCACCCGCGGCTTGGTCGAAATGACCCGCTTCGGTGTCGCCCTCGGTGCGGAAGCGAGTACGTTCTCCGGACTGGCCGGCATCGGCGATTTGATCACCACGTGCATCAGTCCCTACAGCCGCAACCGCAAAGTTGGCGAACGTCTCGGCAAAGGTGAAACGCTCGATCAAATCCTCGAAAGCATGGACGCCGTCGCCGAAGGCGTGACGACCACCCGTAGCGTCTTCGAACTCGCCGAACAACGCGGCATCGACATGCCCATCACCACCGAAGTCTACCGCGTCCTCTTCGACAACAAATCGCCGGAGGAGGGCACCGACACGCTGATGTTACGGCCACCGCGCGGCGAGTGA
- a CDS encoding S1C family serine protease: MGTQTGHYTSPFRRLLQSCLLLAGLCLCPTLGSAEEALRPAFYKNAPAFRSAFSRVVADVNTSVVRVISDERQRALGTIVDASGYILTKASELRGDIEVELRNGKTYAADLVGIEEDYDLAMLKITADNLSAVSWAAEETIEAGQWFVSPGMDDSPSSIGVVSVPLRKLPPARGILGIGIENTPDGTTQITTIYPNSGAERAGLRVGDVVSRVAGKSIRSADALATEIGSHRPGEIIDLEVTRNEKSLTIRARLGQAEPRMLFDRQRFQNRMGGKLSRRRTGFPTVIQHDSVLDPQECGGPVLDISGNVIGLNIARAGRIESYSVPASIVLSLLDDLKSGKLRPETPDEQLVSEKADPIDDVK, encoded by the coding sequence ATGGGAACTCAGACCGGTCATTACACTTCTCCTTTCCGTCGGCTATTGCAATCGTGCTTGTTACTCGCCGGGTTGTGTCTTTGCCCGACTCTAGGGTCGGCGGAAGAAGCGTTGCGGCCGGCGTTCTACAAGAATGCTCCCGCCTTTCGCAGTGCGTTCAGCCGGGTGGTGGCAGACGTCAACACATCGGTCGTTCGGGTGATTTCCGATGAACGTCAACGGGCGTTGGGAACCATCGTGGATGCCAGCGGGTACATCCTCACGAAAGCCAGCGAGTTGCGTGGGGATATTGAAGTCGAACTCCGCAATGGGAAAACCTATGCCGCTGATTTGGTTGGTATCGAAGAAGACTACGATCTAGCGATGCTCAAGATCACCGCCGATAACTTATCAGCCGTGAGTTGGGCCGCCGAAGAAACTATTGAGGCGGGTCAGTGGTTCGTCAGTCCGGGAATGGATGATTCGCCATCATCGATTGGTGTCGTCAGCGTTCCCCTCCGCAAGCTACCGCCCGCACGAGGCATCTTAGGAATCGGCATTGAAAACACGCCGGACGGGACCACGCAAATCACCACCATTTATCCGAACAGCGGTGCCGAACGGGCCGGGCTGCGGGTTGGGGATGTCGTTTCGCGGGTGGCTGGCAAATCGATTCGCTCTGCCGATGCCCTGGCAACGGAAATCGGTAGCCACCGGCCTGGCGAGATCATCGACTTGGAAGTCACTCGGAATGAGAAGTCACTCACCATCCGCGCGAGATTGGGACAAGCCGAGCCACGAATGTTGTTCGATCGGCAGCGTTTCCAAAACCGAATGGGTGGCAAACTGAGCCGACGTCGCACGGGATTCCCCACCGTCATTCAGCATGACTCGGTACTGGACCCGCAAGAATGTGGCGGACCGGTTTTGGATATTTCGGGAAATGTGATCGGCTTGAATATTGCCCGTGCCGGCCGCATTGAATCCTACAGCGTTCCCGCGAGTATCGTACTCAGCTTGCTCGACGACCTGAAATCCGGCAAGCTCCGACCAGAGACGCCGGATGAACAACTCGTTTCCGAGAAAGCCGACCCGATTGACGACGTCAAATAA
- a CDS encoding DUF1559 domain-containing protein yields MRRLRSGFTLIELLVVIAIIAILIALLLPAVQQAREAARRTQCKNNLKQLGLALHNYHDTHRIFPPSAMNPGESGSAAWIPSGQIRNHTGYMFILPFLEQNNLHEQIDFGRATGQADWESVGGGEYQPVTEQKVAVFQCPSDTDFDNPHNYTTQNMYTAQNAYRASYGFVSWTTEYSMNKYKITSGAESAFGFNGAARIADLADGTTNTLLMIETPLRKTSTSYGPYWNMYTHTHVIVPSYGINKPYSATNPLQYAWRAGSAHPGGCQALLGDGSTVFLSENMDQTTLNSMVSIAKGEVISNN; encoded by the coding sequence ATGCGTAGGTTACGTTCTGGGTTTACGCTTATCGAATTACTCGTCGTAATTGCCATCATTGCAATTCTCATCGCACTCTTGTTACCTGCGGTGCAACAAGCGCGAGAAGCCGCCCGGCGAACACAGTGTAAGAACAACCTCAAGCAACTGGGTTTGGCTCTCCACAATTACCATGACACCCATCGAATTTTCCCACCGTCCGCGATGAACCCAGGGGAATCGGGATCGGCTGCTTGGATTCCTTCCGGCCAAATCCGCAACCACACTGGCTATATGTTTATTCTGCCCTTCCTTGAGCAGAACAACCTACACGAGCAAATTGACTTCGGCCGGGCAACCGGGCAAGCGGACTGGGAGAGCGTTGGTGGCGGTGAATATCAGCCTGTCACCGAACAGAAAGTCGCCGTCTTTCAGTGTCCATCGGATACCGACTTCGATAACCCGCACAACTACACGACCCAGAATATGTATACCGCACAAAATGCCTATCGTGCGAGCTACGGTTTCGTCTCTTGGACGACCGAATACAGCATGAACAAGTACAAGATCACATCTGGTGCTGAGTCGGCTTTTGGTTTCAACGGTGCTGCTCGAATTGCAGACTTGGCTGATGGTACGACCAACACGCTTTTGATGATCGAAACGCCATTGCGAAAAACAAGTACGTCATACGGGCCGTACTGGAACATGTACACTCACACGCACGTTATCGTTCCAAGCTACGGGATCAACAAACCGTATTCCGCAACCAACCCACTCCAATATGCTTGGCGAGCCGGAAGTGCGCATCCCGGTGGATGTCAGGCGTTGCTGGGCGATGGCTCAACAGTCTTTCTCAGCGAAAACATGGATCAAACAACCCTCAACAGTATGGTTTCCATCGCTAAGGGTGAAGTCATTAGCAACAACTAA